A DNA window from Ctenopharyngodon idella isolate HZGC_01 chromosome 10, HZGC01, whole genome shotgun sequence contains the following coding sequences:
- the trappc13 gene encoding trafficking protein particle complex subunit 13 isoform X2: MQVKGQSSAADRMDVNQAKQEHLLALKVMRLTKPTLFTNMPVTCEDRDLPGDLFIRLMKDDPSTVKGAETLILGEMLTLPQNFGNIFLGETFSSYISVHNDSNQVVKDILVKADLQTSSQRLNLSASNSAVSELKPECCIDDVIHHEVKEIGTHILVCAVSYTTQTGEKLYFRKFFKFQVLKPLDVKTKFYNAETDEVFLEAQIQNITTSPMFMEKVSLEPSMMYHVTELNNVASGDESESTFGKMSYLQPLDTRQYLYCLKPKPEFAEKAGVIKGVTVIGKLDIVWKTNLGERGRLQTSQLQRMAPGYGDVRLSLEFIPDTVNLEEPFDITCKITNCSERTMDLVLEMCNTRSVHWCGVSGRQLGKLSPSASLSIPLKLLSSFQGLQSISGLRLTDTFLKRTYEYDDIAQVCVVCPYTSPES, from the exons ATGCAGGTGAAAGGTCAATCCAGCGCTGCAGACAGAATGGATGTCAACCAGGCAAAACAAGAGCATCTACTTGCATTAAAAG TGATGCGGCTGACCAAACCTACACTTTTCACAAACATGCCGGTAACATGTGAGGACAGAGATCTTCCAG GTGATTTGTTTATACGACTCATGAAAGACGATCCGTCTACTGTAAAGGGGGCAGAAACACTAATCCTTGGGGAAATGCTCACGCTGCCTCAGAATTTTGG AAATATTTTCCTTGGTGAGACCTTCTCCAGTTACATCAGTGTGCATAATGACAGCAATCAAGTTGTCAAAGATATTCTCGTAAAG GCGGACCTGCAGACGAGCTCTCAGAGGTTAAATTTATCTGCTTCAAACTCTGCCGTTTCAGAACTCAAGCCAGAGTGTTGCATTGATGATGTCATCCATCATGAAGTCAAGGAGATCGGGACACACAT CTTGGTCTGTGCAGTCAGTTACACCACTCAGACTGGAGAGAAGCTATACTTTAGAAAGTTCTTCAAATTTCAG GTTCTCAAGCCTCTAGATGTAAAAACCAAGTTCTACAATGCTGAG ACGGATGAAGTGTTCCTAGAGGCACAGATTCAGAACATCACTACATCCCCAATGTTCATGGAGAAAGTGTCTCTGGAGCCTTCTATGATGTACCACGTCACTGAGCTCAACAATGTGGCCTCTGGGGATGAGAG TGAGTCAACGTTCGGGAAGATGTCGTATCTGCAGCCCTTGGACACAAGGCAGTATTTGTACTGTTTGAAGCCCAAGCCAGAGTTTGCGGAGAAGGCCGGGGTCATTAAGGGGGTGACGGTAATCGGCAAACTAGACATTGTGTGGAAAACCAACCTTGGGGAGAGAGGACGTCTACAGACCAGCCAGCTACAGAGAATG GCTCCTGGTTACGGTGACGTCAGGCTTTCCCTTGAATTCATCCCAGACACGGTTAATCTAGAGGAGCCTTTTGACATCACCTGTAAAATCACAAACTGCAG TGAGAGGACCATGGATCTGGTTCTGGAGATGTGTAACACGCGGTCTGTCCACTGGTGTGGGGTGTCAGGCAGACAGCTGGGTAAACTCAGCCCCAGCGCCTCGCTGTCCATTCCTCTCAAGCTCCTGTCGTCTTTTCAGGGATTACAG AGCATATCAGGACTGAGGCTAACAGATACCTTCCTGAAAAGAACATATGAATATGATGACATCGCACAGGTCTGTGTGGTGTGTCCTTATACGAGTCCAGAGAGCTGA
- the sgtb gene encoding small glutamine-rich tetratricopeptide repeat-containing protein beta: MRCAAHHQSHASVHDAVAETSAAGTFSRFLPDKMAVEKRLAYSIVQFLRDQTHCGSLNSDEQESLEVAIQCLETTFKISSSDCHLAAPQPLREIFLNSLLKNDIVTLPETFPSAEDIERAEQLKNEGNNHMKEENYSSAVDCYTKAIELDQRNAVYYCNRAAAHSKLGNYTEATGDCERAIAIDPSYSKAYGRMGLALTSMSKYPEAISYFNKALVLDPENDTYKSNLKIAEQKQKEASSPTATGLGFDMASLINNPAFISMAASVMQNQQVQQLMSGMMSNAVGGPAAGVGGLSDISSLIEAGQQFAQQIQQQNPELIEQLRNHIRSRSFSGSAEEHS, from the exons ATGCGCTGTGCTGCGCATCATCAGTCTCACGCGAGTGTTCATGACGCGGTGGCTGAAACGAGCGCTGCGGGCACTTTCTCCAG GTTTCTCCCAGACAAAATGGCAGTGGAAAAGCGCTTGGCATATTCTATCGTGCAGTTTCTCAGAGATCAGACACACTGTGGCTCGCTGAATTCAGATGAACAGGAAAGCCTGGAAG TTGCCATACAGTGTCTCGAGACCACGTTCAAGATCAGCTCCAGTGACTGCCATCTTGCCGCCCCTCAGCCACTGAGAGAGATATTCCTCAACTCTCTCCTCAAA AATGATATTGTTACGTTACCTGAGACGTTTCCATCTGCAGAGGATATTGAGAGAGCTGAGCAGCTTAAAAATGAGG GGAATAACCACATGAAAGAGGAGAATTATAGCAGTGCCGTGGACTGTTATACAAAAGCCATTGAGTTGGACCAAAGAAATGCAGTCTATTACTGTAACAG GGCTGCGGCACACAGTAAACTTGGAAACTACACAGAGGCTACGGGAGACTGTGAACGAGCAATTGCGATTGACCCATCATACAGTAAAGCTTATGGCAGAATGGG ATTGGCACTAACTTCTATGAGCAAGTATCCAGAAGCGATATCTTATTTTAATAAAGCTCTGGTGTTAGATCCTGAAAACGACACCTACAAATCCAACCTAAAGATtgcagagcagaaacaaaaagaAGCATCCAGTCCT ACGGCCACAGGACTGGGGTTTGACATGGCCAGCCTCATCAATAACCCCGCTTTCATTAGCATG GCTGCCAGTGTGATGCAAAACCAGCAGGTGCAACAACT CATGTCGGGCATGATGTCTAACGCGGTGGGGGGACCTGCAGCAGGAGTGGGTGGATTATCTGACATATCCAGTCTCATTGAAGC TGGACAGCAGTTCGCCCAGCAGATCCAGCAGCAGAATCCAGAACTGATTGAACAACTGAGGAACCACATCCGAAGTCGCTCCTTCAGCGGCAGCGCAGAGGAACACTCCTGA
- the trappc13 gene encoding trafficking protein particle complex subunit 13 isoform X1 yields MQVKGQSSAADRMDVNQAKQEHLLALKVMRLTKPTLFTNMPVTCEDRDLPGDLFIRLMKDDPSTVKGAETLILGEMLTLPQNFGNIFLGETFSSYISVHNDSNQVVKDILVKADLQTSSQRLNLSASNSAVSELKPECCIDDVIHHEVKEIGTHILVCAVSYTTQTGEKLYFRKFFKFQVLKPLDVKTKFYNAESDLSSVTDEVFLEAQIQNITTSPMFMEKVSLEPSMMYHVTELNNVASGDESESTFGKMSYLQPLDTRQYLYCLKPKPEFAEKAGVIKGVTVIGKLDIVWKTNLGERGRLQTSQLQRMAPGYGDVRLSLEFIPDTVNLEEPFDITCKITNCSERTMDLVLEMCNTRSVHWCGVSGRQLGKLSPSASLSIPLKLLSSFQGLQSISGLRLTDTFLKRTYEYDDIAQVCVVCPYTSPES; encoded by the exons ATGCAGGTGAAAGGTCAATCCAGCGCTGCAGACAGAATGGATGTCAACCAGGCAAAACAAGAGCATCTACTTGCATTAAAAG TGATGCGGCTGACCAAACCTACACTTTTCACAAACATGCCGGTAACATGTGAGGACAGAGATCTTCCAG GTGATTTGTTTATACGACTCATGAAAGACGATCCGTCTACTGTAAAGGGGGCAGAAACACTAATCCTTGGGGAAATGCTCACGCTGCCTCAGAATTTTGG AAATATTTTCCTTGGTGAGACCTTCTCCAGTTACATCAGTGTGCATAATGACAGCAATCAAGTTGTCAAAGATATTCTCGTAAAG GCGGACCTGCAGACGAGCTCTCAGAGGTTAAATTTATCTGCTTCAAACTCTGCCGTTTCAGAACTCAAGCCAGAGTGTTGCATTGATGATGTCATCCATCATGAAGTCAAGGAGATCGGGACACACAT CTTGGTCTGTGCAGTCAGTTACACCACTCAGACTGGAGAGAAGCTATACTTTAGAAAGTTCTTCAAATTTCAG GTTCTCAAGCCTCTAGATGTAAAAACCAAGTTCTACAATGCTGAG AGTGACCTCAGTTCCGTG ACGGATGAAGTGTTCCTAGAGGCACAGATTCAGAACATCACTACATCCCCAATGTTCATGGAGAAAGTGTCTCTGGAGCCTTCTATGATGTACCACGTCACTGAGCTCAACAATGTGGCCTCTGGGGATGAGAG TGAGTCAACGTTCGGGAAGATGTCGTATCTGCAGCCCTTGGACACAAGGCAGTATTTGTACTGTTTGAAGCCCAAGCCAGAGTTTGCGGAGAAGGCCGGGGTCATTAAGGGGGTGACGGTAATCGGCAAACTAGACATTGTGTGGAAAACCAACCTTGGGGAGAGAGGACGTCTACAGACCAGCCAGCTACAGAGAATG GCTCCTGGTTACGGTGACGTCAGGCTTTCCCTTGAATTCATCCCAGACACGGTTAATCTAGAGGAGCCTTTTGACATCACCTGTAAAATCACAAACTGCAG TGAGAGGACCATGGATCTGGTTCTGGAGATGTGTAACACGCGGTCTGTCCACTGGTGTGGGGTGTCAGGCAGACAGCTGGGTAAACTCAGCCCCAGCGCCTCGCTGTCCATTCCTCTCAAGCTCCTGTCGTCTTTTCAGGGATTACAG AGCATATCAGGACTGAGGCTAACAGATACCTTCCTGAAAAGAACATATGAATATGATGACATCGCACAGGTCTGTGTGGTGTGTCCTTATACGAGTCCAGAGAGCTGA